In bacterium, the following are encoded in one genomic region:
- a CDS encoding glutamine synthetase family protein — MNNNLNKDDVLKIVEKNDIKFIRLFFADITGQMKGFSITNEELKVALEDGMGFDGSSIKGFARIDESDMIALPVPSTFTILPYRPQERGESAMICDILNPDRSPYEGDSRYILKKQLKKLKEKGFSYNVGPELEFFIFKDDNNPQILDEGGYFDITTLDAGNNVRREVILTLEKMGIDVEYSHHEGAPSQHEIDLRYKEGLEMADIVMVYRMVVKDVAQANGLYATFMPKPIYGVNGSGMHVHQSLFKGDKNVFFDKNDKYNLSDIGKKYIAGILNHSREITFVCNQWVNSYKRLVPGYEAPVYICWARRNRSSLVRIPMYKPGKEKSTRVEFRSPDPACNPYLSFACMSAAGMRGIENNYQLPEPLERDVYHLTDEEMEQLNIKCLPGSLIEAIEVAEESKFLKEVLGDHIYNNLITAKKIEWDMYRQQITDFEIKTYFPTL; from the coding sequence ATGAATAACAATTTAAATAAAGATGATGTTTTAAAAATAGTAGAAAAAAATGATATTAAGTTTATACGACTATTTTTTGCTGATATAACTGGACAGATGAAGGGATTTTCAATAACAAATGAAGAGTTAAAAGTTGCTCTTGAAGATGGGATGGGATTTGATGGTTCTTCAATAAAGGGATTTGCCAGAATTGATGAATCAGATATGATTGCTTTACCAGTTCCGTCTACTTTTACAATTCTTCCTTACAGACCACAAGAAAGGGGAGAATCAGCAATGATATGTGATATTTTAAATCCAGATAGGTCCCCTTATGAAGGTGATTCAAGATATATTTTAAAGAAACAACTTAAAAAATTAAAAGAAAAGGGGTTTTCATATAATGTTGGTCCTGAACTTGAATTTTTTATTTTTAAAGATGATAACAACCCTCAGATACTTGATGAAGGTGGATATTTTGATATAACAACACTTGATGCAGGAAATAATGTAAGAAGAGAGGTTATTTTAACACTTGAAAAAATGGGAATAGATGTTGAATATTCACATCATGAAGGTGCTCCAAGTCAGCATGAAATTGATTTAAGATATAAAGAGGGATTAGAGATGGCAGATATTGTTATGGTCTACAGGATGGTGGTAAAAGATGTAGCACAAGCGAATGGTCTTTATGCAACATTTATGCCAAAACCAATATATGGTGTTAATGGAAGTGGAATGCATGTTCATCAGTCATTATTTAAAGGAGATAAAAATGTTTTTTTTGATAAAAATGATAAATATAATCTTTCTGATATAGGTAAAAAATATATTGCAGGAATATTAAATCATTCAAGAGAGATAACTTTTGTATGTAATCAATGGGTAAATTCTTATAAACGACTTGTCCCTGGGTATGAAGCACCTGTTTATATTTGTTGGGCAAGAAGAAACAGAAGTTCACTTGTTAGAATTCCAATGTACAAACCAGGAAAAGAGAAATCAACAAGGGTTGAATTTCGTTCTCCTGACCCTGCATGCAATCCATATTTATCTTTTGCTTGTATGTCTGCTGCTGGAATGAGAGGGATTGAAAATAATTATCAATTACCCGAACCGCTTGAAAGGGATGTTTATCATTTGACAGATGAAGAAATGGAGCAATTAAATATAAAATGTCTTCCAGGTAGTTTAATAGAAGCAATTGAAGTAGCAGAAGAAAGTAAATTTTTAAAAGAAGTACTTGGAGACCATATTTATAATAACTTAATTACTGCTAAAAAAATTGAGTGGGATATGTATAGACAACAGATAACTGATTTTGAAATAAAAACATATTTCCCAACATTATAA
- the guaA gene encoding glutamine-hydrolyzing GMP synthase: MVGVIDFGSQYTQLIARRVREMNVYSEIFLPNIKIETLKEKDIKAIILSGGPGHIQKGIYKFDERIFDGSFYVLGICYGMQLISEFFSGKVEEGKKREYGKTIFYPDRKEEIFNNLKEKTIVWMSHWDIVKKTGNNFKIIGRTEISPITAIRDKNKKIYGLQFHPEVTHTEEGKKIISNFLFKICKLEPTWNYGIILEKIKKEIKEKVGDEKIICGLSGGVDSSTLSLILQDVCKEKSLSIFVDNGLLRKGEKEKIVKWFQKKVNLKYIDAGEIFLKQLKNVADPEKKRKIIGNTFIKIFEKEAKEFGAKFLAQGTLYPDVIESIPAFGGPTARIKTHHNVGGLPEKLKFSLVEPFRFLFKDEVRKIAKEINIPDFIINRHPFPGPGLAVRIIGSVNKHLLEILGEADTIVEDEIKKASLYNSMWQAFAVLLPIKTVGVMGDKRTYENVIAIRVVKSTDGMTADWAKISYKVLDRISTRIVNEVRGVNRVVYDITSKPPATIEWE; the protein is encoded by the coding sequence ATGGTAGGCGTTATTGATTTTGGTTCTCAATACACCCAGCTTATTGCAAGAAGAGTTAGAGAAATGAATGTTTATAGTGAGATATTCCTTCCTAATATAAAAATAGAAACATTAAAAGAAAAAGATATAAAAGCAATTATACTATCAGGTGGACCAGGACATATACAAAAAGGTATTTATAAATTTGATGAAAGAATATTTGATGGTAGTTTTTATGTTCTCGGGATATGTTATGGGATGCAACTCATATCTGAATTTTTCAGTGGAAAAGTTGAAGAAGGTAAAAAAAGAGAATATGGGAAAACAATTTTTTATCCTGATAGAAAAGAAGAAATTTTTAATAATTTAAAAGAAAAAACAATTGTCTGGATGAGTCATTGGGATATTGTAAAAAAAACTGGAAATAATTTTAAAATAATTGGTAGAACAGAAATATCTCCCATAACGGCAATAAGAGATAAAAATAAAAAAATATATGGGCTACAATTTCATCCAGAAGTTACTCATACAGAAGAAGGTAAAAAAATAATAAGTAATTTTCTTTTCAAAATATGTAAATTAGAACCTACATGGAATTATGGAATAATTCTTGAAAAAATAAAAAAAGAAATAAAAGAAAAAGTAGGAGATGAAAAAATTATATGTGGATTAAGTGGAGGAGTTGATTCTTCAACGCTTTCTTTAATACTTCAAGATGTTTGTAAAGAAAAATCATTAAGCATATTTGTTGATAATGGGCTATTAAGAAAGGGAGAAAAAGAAAAAATAGTTAAGTGGTTTCAGAAAAAGGTTAATTTGAAATATATTGATGCAGGTGAAATTTTTTTAAAACAACTAAAAAATGTTGCCGACCCAGAAAAAAAACGAAAAATAATTGGAAATACCTTTATAAAAATTTTTGAAAAAGAAGCAAAAGAATTTGGTGCAAAATTTTTAGCACAGGGAACTTTATATCCAGATGTAATTGAAAGTATTCCCGCATTTGGTGGGCCAACTGCAAGGATAAAAACACATCATAATGTAGGAGGACTACCAGAAAAACTAAAATTTTCTCTCGTTGAACCATTTAGATTTTTATTCAAAGATGAAGTAAGAAAAATTGCAAAAGAGATAAATATCCCTGATTTTATAATAAATAGACATCCTTTCCCAGGACCTGGTCTTGCCGTTAGAATAATAGGTAGTGTAAATAAACATCTTCTTGAAATTTTAGGAGAGGCAGATACAATTGTAGAAGATGAAATTAAAAAAGCATCTCTTTATAACTCTATGTGGCAGGCATTTGCCGTTTTACTACCAATAAAAACAGTTGGAGTTATGGGAGATAAAAGAACTTATGAAAATGTAATTGCAATAAGAGTTGTAAAAAGCACTGATGGAATGACTGCTGATTGGGCAAAAATTTCTTACAAAGTTCTTGATAGAATTTCAACAAGAATTGTTAATGAAGTAAGAGGAGTTAATAGAGTTGTTTATGATATAACTTCTAAACCACCTGCCACAATAGAGTGGGAGTAA